The DNA region ATGGCATGGAGGTTCAGAGCCGCTGTCGCCGCCGCGAGGAGCGCGTTTTTCCCCTTCTCCGGCTCTCCTCCTGCGTGGCCCCCGGAGCCGGTGTAGTCCACGTCGAATTTGGTGGTGCAGAGGAACCCTTTTACCCCTCCGAAGATCGTTCCCGTTGGCTGGCCAAGTCCCAGATGGAGGGCCACGAATCGGTCCACGTCGTCCAGAAGTCCCGATTGGGTCATGGCGTACCCTCCTCGGACTCCTTCCTCTGCCGGCTGGAAGAGCAGCCGTATCTTGCCCGAAAGATTTTCCCTCTGGGCGGTCAGGGTTTCGGCCAAGGCCAGTCCGAGGGCTGTGTGTCCGTCGTGTCCGCAGGCGTGCATCCATCCGGGGTTTTGGGATCGGAAGTTCTCCTGGACCGGAAGATGATCCGATGCGGAGGACTCGTCGGTGTCGACGCAGTCTATGTCGAATCTCAGGGCGGTGGTGGGGCCCGGGCGCCCTGTGTTCAGCTCCGCGCTCAGGCCGGTGTATCCTCCGGTCCTCTTCACCATGGACGGATCGGCTCCCTGAGATATCGCCCGTTCCATCTCGGCCTCGGGGTCTATGGTTCTTCCCATGACCGTTTCTGGGTCAATGAAGTCTCCTCCGAATTGGATTTCCCAGCCGAGGGATTCCATCACAGTGGCGACGGCGGCGGTCGTCCTGAACTCGGCCCATCCCGTCTCCGGATAGCGATGGAAGTCCCTGCGCCTTTCGATCATACGGGAGAGGATCTCTTTTTTAGCCGTTGTCATTTTATGTCCTCCAAAGGCGCCTCCAAGAGGTCAACGGCGCTCTGTACCAGATAGCTTACCCCCAAGGGAAAGCTCTTCGGGTCGGGCAAAAATTTATCGTTGTGCAGTGCCGGCATGTCTTCCGGGGAAACTCCCTCGGGGCGGCATCCGAGCCAGGCGAAGGTAGCTGGGGTCTTCAACGTATAGAAGGCGAAGTCCTCGCCTCCGGGAGGAACCGGCAGAGGGGGCAGCACGCCGTCTTCGGGGAGGATCTTCCCCGCCGCGTTTCTGCATATCTCGACTATCTCAGGGTGATTAATGGTGGAGGGGTAGCCCTTCTGGTAGTCGATCTCCACCTCTGCTCCCATAGCCTTTGCCGCATGGGTGGCGGTTCTCTCTATCCATTGAGGTAGCTTTTCGTGAATCTCCTTATTGAAGCATCTCACCGTGCCGTCGTAGTCCACCCTGCTGGGCACTATGTTATAGCGGTCCCCTCCGTGGACAGTCCCCAGGGTTATGACAGCCGCCTCGTGAGGGTTTACGTTTCTGGAGACTATGGTCTGTAGCGCCATGACGACCGATGATCCTGCGACTATGGCGTCCACTCCCTGGTTGGGCATGGATCCGTGGCAGGATTTGCCCGTCACGGTCAGTTTGAGGTGATCGGACGAGGCCGATACCGCTCCGGACTGTATTCCCATCGTGCCGGTCGCCAGGGTCGGCCATACGTGAATGCCTATTATTGCGTTGACCTTGGGGTTTTCGAGAGCTCCATCCTCTATCATTCCCTGAGCCCCTCCTCGAGGAGTCATCTCCTCGGCGGGCTGGAACACGAATTTAACCGCTCCCGCCATATCGTCCTTCATGGAGCAGAGCACTTCCGCCGCGGTCAGGAGCATGGCGGTGTGGGAGTCGTGTCCGCAGGCGTGCATGATCCCAGGGTTTTCGGAGGCGAAGGGGGCTCCCGTCTCCTCCTGAATGTTCAAGGCGTCTATGTCTGCCCTGAGAGCCACCACCGGTCCGGGACGGTTGCCCT from Dethiosulfovibrio faecalis includes:
- a CDS encoding amidohydrolase, producing the protein MTTAKKEILSRMIERRRDFHRYPETGWAEFRTTAAVATVMESLGWEIQFGGDFIDPETVMGRTIDPEAEMERAISQGADPSMVKRTGGYTGLSAELNTGRPGPTTALRFDIDCVDTDESSASDHLPVQENFRSQNPGWMHACGHDGHTALGLALAETLTAQRENLSGKIRLLFQPAEEGVRGGYAMTQSGLLDDVDRFVALHLGLGQPTGTIFGGVKGFLCTTKFDVDYTGSGGHAGGEPEKGKNALLAAATAALNLHAIAPHSGGITRLNVGVLNAGEGRNVVPPKAHMKIETRGETNDIANYVYDRAMEVLSGAATMYDVGISIAKRGESIVAESDPELADLVVQAAESVPGVSSAERFRRMAGSDDACWMMQRVQSKGGLATYIGLGATTAAGHHNDRFDFDEKALPIGLELLEKLILKLNIF
- a CDS encoding M20 metallopeptidase family protein, which codes for MKSTTDRIKELIEATRERCMDHYRHIHRHPELSYQEEKTAAYIAQILEKLPMDEIKKGVGGHGLTALLKGNRPGPVVALRADIDALNIQEETGAPFASENPGIMHACGHDSHTAMLLTAAEVLCSMKDDMAGAVKFVFQPAEEMTPRGGAQGMIEDGALENPKVNAIIGIHVWPTLATGTMGIQSGAVSASSDHLKLTVTGKSCHGSMPNQGVDAIVAGSSVVMALQTIVSRNVNPHEAAVITLGTVHGGDRYNIVPSRVDYDGTVRCFNKEIHEKLPQWIERTATHAAKAMGAEVEIDYQKGYPSTINHPEIVEICRNAAGKILPEDGVLPPLPVPPGGEDFAFYTLKTPATFAWLGCRPEGVSPEDMPALHNDKFLPDPKSFPLGVSYLVQSAVDLLEAPLEDIK